From a single Streptomyces sp. NBC_01264 genomic region:
- a CDS encoding GntR family transcriptional regulator, producing the protein MPNDGAARQPKYLRIAAALKDAIASGEYGPGDRLPGESDLMATYGVARMTARQAFAVLQTEGLTEARKGAGVYVREFRVGIRRRGIQRLAVEVWGAGGSIWAADGKGRDPVVEFIGVTEEPVSEAVADVLGLGDGAPACVRRRRFLLDGKPVMFATSYLDAALVAGTPVAEADSGPGGIYARLAELGHEPARFREEVRSRMPTSEEGSSLGLAAGTPVVLVVRTAFDGDGRVVEVNEMVLDASAYVLEYEFDAS; encoded by the coding sequence CCATCGCCTCCGGTGAGTACGGGCCCGGGGACCGGCTGCCCGGTGAGAGCGACCTCATGGCCACGTACGGGGTCGCCCGGATGACGGCACGGCAGGCCTTCGCCGTCCTCCAGACCGAGGGGCTGACCGAAGCGCGCAAGGGTGCCGGGGTCTACGTTCGTGAGTTCCGCGTCGGCATCCGGCGGCGCGGCATCCAGCGGCTGGCCGTCGAGGTGTGGGGCGCGGGAGGCTCCATCTGGGCGGCGGACGGCAAGGGACGCGACCCCGTCGTCGAGTTCATCGGCGTCACCGAGGAACCCGTGTCCGAGGCCGTCGCCGACGTGCTCGGGCTCGGCGACGGCGCGCCCGCCTGCGTCCGGCGGCGCCGGTTCCTGCTCGACGGGAAGCCCGTCATGTTCGCGACCTCCTACCTCGACGCCGCCCTCGTGGCGGGTACGCCCGTCGCCGAGGCCGACAGCGGCCCCGGCGGGATCTACGCCCGGCTCGCCGAGCTGGGGCATGAGCCCGCGCGGTTCCGGGAGGAGGTTCGGTCGCGGATGCCCACCTCCGAGGAGGGCTCGAGCCTCGGGCTGGCCGCCGGGACGCCCGTCGTGCTGGTCGTCCGTACTGCCTTCGACGGTGATGGGCGGGTGGTCGAGGTCAACGAGATGGTGCTCGACGCCTCCGCCTATGTACTGGAGTACGAGTTCGACGCCTCGTAG